The nucleotide window ACCCGTCTCCCCCGTCATGCACGTGACGACATGGAAAGAGGGCCCGGCAAGCCGGGCCCCAAACAGGGAGACCATGCATAGAGGCTACGCGATGAAGAAGTACACCACGAAGGCAAGGGTCGCGACCCACATGAGGGGTTTCACCTTCCTGATCTGCCCCGTGACGGCAGCAACGAGGACGTAGGCGATGAAGCCGAACCCTATGCCGTTCGAGATGGAATAGGTGAAGGGCACGCCAGCGATGATCATGAAGGCGGGGAAGCTCTCGAGGAGGTCGGACCAGTCGATCTCAATGACCTCGCTCATCATCAGGAAGCCGACAAGCACCAGGGCGCCACAGGTGGCGGCAGAGCTGATGATGGTGATGATGGGTGCGAAGAAGGACGCGAGTATGAAGAGGATACCCGTCACAACGGAGGTCAGGCCCGTGCGACCGCCGTCGGCTGCGCCGGACGCCGACTCGACGAAGGTGGTGATGGACGAGGCTCCGACGAGGCCACCGACCGCCGCGGCCGCAGAGTCGACGATCAGGATCTCCTTGATGTCCTCGACGTTGCCATCCTCGGTGAGGAACTCACCCTGCTTGGCGACGGCCATGGCGGTGCCCATGGTGTCGAAGAAGTCGGACATCATGAGGGAGAACGCAAATATGAGCAGCGTTGGGGTCACGAAGACCTTGACGATGCCCATGGTGCCCGTGGCATCGCTCATGAAGGGTGCCCCGAACGAGGAGAAGTCGAGAGGGGCGACGAGCCCGGTCGGCATCTGGGTGATGCCCAGGGGAATGCCGGCGATGACGGCAATGATGATGCCGATGAGCAGGGAGCCCTTGACGTCCATGGAATAGAGGACCACGGTGGCGGCGATCGAGATGGCGCCGACTATGAACGTGGGGTCGGTGACGCTGTTGAGCGCGACGAG belongs to Olsenella uli DSM 7084 and includes:
- a CDS encoding NCS2 family permease; this translates as MEQFFKAVERGSSTGQEIRAGLTTFLAMAYIIAVNPSLMVAAGIPANAAVTATCLGAGVMTILMGTFANRPLACASGMGVNAVVAFTLVGVAGGDWHAAMAVIFVEGVAILILVLCGLREAIMDAIPVSLRHGISVGLGLFIAMIGLKDGGIIVASESTLVALNSVTDPTFIVGAISIAATVVLYSMDVKGSLLIGIIIAVIAGIPLGITQMPTGLVAPLDFSSFGAPFMSDATGTMGIVKVFVTPTLLIFAFSLMMSDFFDTMGTAMAVAKQGEFLTEDGNVEDIKEILIVDSAAAAVGGLVGASSITTFVESASGAADGGRTGLTSVVTGILFILASFFAPIITIISSAATCGALVLVGFLMMSEVIEIDWSDLLESFPAFMIIAGVPFTYSISNGIGFGFIAYVLVAAVTGQIRKVKPLMWVATLAFVVYFFIA